From Streptomyces sp. NBC_01754, a single genomic window includes:
- the tatA gene encoding Sec-independent protein translocase subunit TatA: MIGNLKPLEIVLIIAVILLLFGAKKLPDMARSLGKSARILKSEAKAMKKDDTDTAAPTTETVADPAPPAASARTIQAAPGDVTSSRPVNEPKPTSQS; the protein is encoded by the coding sequence ATGATCGGCAATCTGAAGCCCCTCGAGATCGTTCTGATCATCGCTGTCATCCTGCTTCTCTTCGGTGCCAAGAAGCTTCCCGACATGGCGCGTTCGCTCGGCAAGTCGGCCCGCATCCTCAAGAGCGAGGCCAAGGCGATGAAGAAGGACGACACGGACACCGCGGCGCCCACCACCGAGACCGTGGCCGACCCGGCGCCGCCGGCCGCCTCCGCGCGCACGATCCAGGCCGCGCCCGGAGACGTCACGAGCTCCCGCCCGGTCAACGAGCCCAAGCCCACCAGCCAGAGCTGA
- a CDS encoding helix-turn-helix transcriptional regulator: protein MATNAIDQTRRMLSLVTYLRERPGAHVQDVARAFGITEDELISDLDVLPMCGTSFRGGDLLDIDTDGDRIWWHNPDDVAEPLRLAADEATALLVAARAVATLPGLRESDRQALVRATAKLETAAGEVGAASSRLSVTFESEGGVFADVDRAISERRRLWLRYYSPARDELTEREVDPIRLFAVGHTYMEGWCRLSEARRTFRLDRVAEIRLLDAPSAPPELELRDLSESLVQPAAGDPEVVIEVGPGGRWVAEYYPHDRAEELPGGGMRITLRTPDPASLRRLALRLGGEGRITAPEDLAESARLAAREALAAYDGTL from the coding sequence GTGGCCACGAACGCGATCGACCAGACCCGGCGGATGCTGTCCCTGGTGACCTATCTGCGGGAGCGTCCCGGCGCGCACGTCCAGGACGTCGCCCGGGCCTTCGGGATCACCGAGGACGAGCTGATCTCCGACCTCGACGTGCTGCCCATGTGCGGGACCAGCTTCCGGGGCGGTGACCTGCTCGACATCGACACCGACGGCGACCGGATCTGGTGGCACAACCCGGACGACGTCGCCGAGCCGCTGCGGCTGGCCGCCGACGAGGCGACCGCGCTGCTCGTCGCGGCCCGCGCGGTGGCCACCCTGCCCGGCCTGCGCGAGAGCGACCGGCAGGCGCTGGTGCGGGCGACCGCGAAGCTGGAGACGGCGGCCGGTGAGGTGGGGGCCGCCAGCTCGCGGCTCTCGGTGACCTTCGAGTCCGAGGGCGGTGTCTTCGCCGACGTCGACCGGGCGATCTCCGAGCGGCGCCGGCTCTGGCTGCGCTACTACTCGCCGGCCCGCGACGAGCTCACCGAGCGGGAGGTGGACCCGATCCGGCTGTTCGCCGTCGGCCACACCTATATGGAGGGCTGGTGCCGGCTCAGCGAGGCGCGGCGGACCTTCCGGCTGGACCGGGTCGCCGAGATCCGGCTCCTGGACGCCCCCTCGGCACCGCCCGAGCTCGAACTGCGCGACCTCTCCGAAAGCCTGGTGCAGCCGGCGGCCGGGGACCCGGAGGTCGTGATCGAGGTCGGCCCCGGCGGCCGGTGGGTCGCCGAGTACTACCCGCACGACCGTGCCGAGGAACTGCCCGGCGGAGGCATGCGGATCACCCTGCGCACTCCCGACCCCGCCTCGCTGCGGCGGCTCGCCCTCCGGCTCGGCGGTGAGGGCCGCATCACCGCCCCCGAGGACCTGGCCGAGAGCGCCCGGCTGGCCGCCCGTGAGGCGCTGGCCGCCTACGACGGCACGCTCTGA